One window from the genome of Pedobacter schmidteae encodes:
- a CDS encoding glycine--tRNA ligase, producing the protein MAKNTNDEQFKNVISHAKEYGFVFQSSEIYDGLSAVYDYGQLGAELKNNIKTYWWKAMVQMHENIVGIDSAIFMHPKVWKASGHVDGFNDPMIDNKDSKKRYRADQLLEDKIARYEKDGKTDKAAKLQAAMDEALKAENLQELKTLIEQHEIACPVSGTKNWTEVRQFNLMFSTQFGAMAEGSEAVYLRPETAQGIFVNFLNVQKSGRMKIPFGIAQIGKAFRNEVIARQFIMRMREFEQMEMQFFVRPGEDQKWFAYWKEARLKWHKALGTPAEKYRYHDHVKLAHYANAATDIEFEFPFGFKEVEGIHSRTDFDLSQHQEYSGKKMQYFDNDLNEEGKPYGNYVPYVIETSIGLDRMFLLTMINAFEEEDLSTEEKQDSRTLLRLHPCLAPYKVAIFPLTKKDGLPEKAKEIMDSLKLDFNCIYEEKDAIGKRYRRQDAIGTPFCVTVDHQTLEDDTVTIRHRDTMEQQRIEIKHLDELIASKTSWKNLLRMS; encoded by the coding sequence ATGGCAAAAAATACTAACGACGAGCAATTTAAAAATGTAATATCACATGCTAAGGAATATGGTTTTGTATTTCAGAGCAGCGAAATTTATGATGGACTAAGCGCTGTATATGATTACGGACAATTAGGAGCTGAATTAAAAAACAACATTAAAACCTATTGGTGGAAAGCCATGGTGCAAATGCATGAAAATATTGTGGGGATCGACTCTGCAATTTTTATGCACCCGAAAGTATGGAAAGCCAGCGGTCACGTGGATGGTTTTAATGATCCTATGATAGATAACAAGGATTCGAAAAAACGCTACCGCGCCGATCAGTTATTGGAAGACAAAATTGCCCGTTACGAAAAAGACGGAAAAACAGATAAAGCAGCTAAGTTACAAGCTGCTATGGATGAGGCCCTAAAAGCTGAAAACCTGCAAGAGCTGAAAACTCTTATAGAGCAACATGAGATTGCCTGTCCTGTAAGTGGTACAAAAAACTGGACAGAGGTTCGTCAGTTCAACCTGATGTTCAGTACGCAGTTTGGTGCTATGGCAGAGGGGTCTGAGGCCGTTTATCTGCGTCCGGAAACTGCACAGGGTATCTTCGTAAACTTCCTGAATGTACAGAAATCAGGACGGATGAAAATTCCTTTTGGCATTGCTCAAATTGGCAAAGCCTTTAGAAATGAAGTTATTGCCCGTCAGTTTATTATGCGTATGCGCGAATTTGAACAGATGGAAATGCAGTTCTTTGTACGCCCAGGCGAAGACCAGAAATGGTTTGCTTACTGGAAAGAGGCCCGCTTAAAATGGCACAAAGCATTGGGTACACCGGCCGAAAAATACCGCTACCATGACCACGTGAAACTGGCACATTATGCCAATGCCGCTACTGATATTGAATTTGAATTTCCTTTTGGCTTTAAAGAGGTAGAAGGTATCCATAGCCGTACTGACTTCGATTTGTCGCAACATCAGGAATACTCAGGCAAAAAGATGCAGTATTTTGACAACGATTTAAATGAAGAAGGTAAGCCTTACGGAAACTATGTTCCTTATGTAATCGAAACTTCAATCGGTTTAGATCGTATGTTCTTGTTAACCATGATCAATGCTTTTGAAGAAGAAGATCTGAGCACAGAAGAAAAACAGGATAGCCGGACTTTATTGCGTTTACACCCTTGTCTGGCGCCTTATAAAGTGGCCATTTTCCCGTTAACCAAAAAAGATGGTTTGCCCGAAAAAGCTAAAGAAATTATGGACAGCCTGAAACTTGATTTCAATTGTATCTATGAAGAGAAAGATGCTATTGGCAAACGTTACCGTCGCCAGGATGCCATCGGTACACCTTTCTGTGTAACTGTAGATCATCAGACACTGGAAGATGATACCGTAACCATCCGCCACCGTGATACTATGGAACAACAACGGATTGAGATTAAACACCTGGATGAGCTGATTGCCAGCAAAACCAGCTGGAAGAACTTATTGAGAATGAGCTAA
- a CDS encoding porin family protein has protein sequence MKKLLLSLVILGAGLTASAQTNPVKFGVKAGVAFPSFSFSEEIGEGAKMTTHTSFYVGGTAEFSVSELFSVQPGLILSGKGAKAKSTEAGEIGEVKTSLMYIELPVNALVNFPVGDGKVFVGAGPYYSMAISGKNKASGTVEGETASVSVSDDVKFGKDGEYKRGDYGVNFLAGYQLSNGFNIHAGYGLGLGNIAQDSGDVTVKNKVLSVGVGFSF, from the coding sequence ATGAAAAAATTATTACTCTCATTAGTAATTCTAGGTGCTGGCCTTACAGCTTCAGCCCAAACTAATCCGGTTAAATTCGGTGTTAAAGCTGGTGTAGCTTTTCCTTCTTTTTCTTTTTCTGAAGAGATAGGTGAAGGTGCCAAGATGACAACCCATACCTCTTTTTATGTAGGTGGTACTGCAGAATTTTCAGTAAGTGAATTATTCTCGGTTCAGCCAGGTCTGATTCTTTCGGGTAAAGGAGCTAAAGCAAAAAGTACTGAGGCAGGTGAAATAGGAGAAGTAAAAACAAGTTTAATGTATATTGAGCTTCCTGTAAATGCATTGGTAAATTTCCCAGTGGGCGATGGTAAAGTGTTTGTTGGTGCAGGTCCTTATTATTCAATGGCTATTAGCGGAAAAAATAAAGCTTCTGGTACGGTGGAAGGTGAGACTGCATCAGTTTCGGTATCTGATGACGTTAAATTCGGTAAAGATGGCGAATACAAGCGTGGCGATTATGGAGTAAACTTTTTAGCAGGTTACCAATTGAGCAATGGATTTAATATCCATGCTGGTTACGGATTAGGTTTGGGTAATATTGCTCAGGATTCTGGTGATGTTACAGTGAAAAACAAAGTATTGTCAGTTGGTGTAGGATTCTCATTCTAA
- a CDS encoding FecR family protein translates to METPQHINDLYRKYLDNRCSEAELLVLVQYFEQEDNEEVLRGLVRKAFDDDQTDYKNVLAVHAITDRVDFKLQQKLGLLEDAKASSKTNWRLWISVAATLLLIIGLVFYNKRSALFDNRQQQVILANDIAPGKNTATLTLADGKVIPLSDAKTGVVIDASKLSYNDGTAISTSVQDQGKAGSLLNAIATPRGGQYHVVLPDGTKVWLNAASSIKFPSNFTGVKQRRVELTGEAYFEVSKTTGDKPIPFVVVSPHQQVEVLGTHFNINAYADEASSKTTLLEGAVQVSSLNKDKSTAVENHSARLSPGQQASLNDRAIQIKTVNTEAAVAWKNNKFMFEGNNIQGIMRQVSRWYDVDVVFKGDISQEAFAGKISRFKHLSEVLDLIELTGLVHFKVEGRRITVMP, encoded by the coding sequence TTGGAAACACCTCAACACATTAACGATTTATATCGCAAATACTTGGACAACCGTTGTTCTGAAGCAGAATTGTTGGTTTTAGTGCAGTATTTTGAACAGGAGGACAATGAAGAAGTTTTGCGTGGACTGGTGCGCAAAGCATTTGATGATGATCAAACCGATTACAAAAATGTGCTTGCCGTTCATGCGATAACGGATCGTGTAGATTTTAAATTGCAGCAAAAACTGGGTTTGTTGGAGGATGCTAAAGCGAGCTCTAAAACAAACTGGCGACTATGGATTTCCGTAGCAGCGACATTACTGCTGATAATAGGTCTGGTATTTTATAACAAAAGATCTGCTTTGTTTGACAATCGGCAGCAGCAGGTTATACTGGCGAATGACATTGCACCAGGAAAAAATACAGCCACATTAACACTGGCGGATGGCAAAGTAATTCCATTAAGCGATGCAAAAACAGGTGTGGTAATTGATGCCTCAAAGTTGAGTTATAATGATGGTACGGCCATTTCTACATCGGTACAGGACCAAGGCAAAGCGGGCAGTTTATTAAACGCCATTGCTACGCCACGAGGTGGACAATACCATGTGGTTTTACCCGATGGTACCAAGGTTTGGCTCAATGCGGCTTCAAGCATTAAATTTCCTTCAAACTTTACCGGGGTAAAACAGCGCAGGGTGGAGTTGACCGGTGAAGCGTATTTCGAAGTTTCAAAAACAACTGGCGACAAACCTATTCCATTTGTGGTGGTAAGCCCTCATCAACAGGTGGAGGTATTGGGCACACACTTCAATATCAATGCCTACGCCGACGAGGCCAGTAGCAAAACCACTTTACTGGAAGGAGCCGTACAGGTGTCCTCATTAAATAAAGACAAATCAACAGCTGTCGAAAATCATTCCGCGCGCTTATCGCCTGGTCAGCAAGCTAGTCTTAACGATCGGGCGATTCAAATCAAAACTGTAAATACAGAGGCTGCTGTGGCCTGGAAAAATAACAAATTTATGTTTGAAGGAAACAATATTCAGGGGATTATGCGCCAGGTATCCAGATGGTATGATGTAGATGTCGTATTTAAAGGAGACATCTCGCAGGAAGCATTTGCAGGCAAAATATCCAGGTTCAAGCATCTTTCCGAAGTGCTGGATCTGATCGAATTAACAGGTTTAGTCCATTTCAAAGTTGAAGGAAGGAGGATTACCGTAATGCCTTAA
- a CDS encoding succinate dehydrogenase/fumarate reductase iron-sulfur subunit — MKIYLKIWRQNEAGSPGKMVDYELDNVISHMSFLEMMDTLNEKLVLSGERPVEFDHDCREGICGTCGMMINGRAHGPVPNLTTCQLHMREFKDGDTIYVEPFRGSAFPVKRDLRVDRSAFDRIIMAGGFISVNTGQPPEANSISVSHEHAESAFDSAACIGCGACVATCKNSSAALFTSAKIAHLVKLPQGKIEAQKRAIAMVTQMDKEEFGHCTNTEACEVECPQGISVLNIARMNWEYTIGSVLKK, encoded by the coding sequence GACAAAATGAAGCCGGGAGTCCGGGTAAAATGGTTGACTATGAGTTGGATAATGTGATCTCTCATATGTCTTTTCTGGAGATGATGGATACCTTGAATGAAAAGCTGGTTTTATCGGGCGAACGCCCGGTTGAATTTGATCACGATTGCAGGGAAGGGATTTGTGGAACCTGCGGAATGATGATTAATGGGCGGGCGCATGGGCCGGTACCTAATTTAACCACTTGCCAGTTGCACATGAGAGAATTCAAAGATGGCGATACCATTTATGTGGAACCTTTTAGGGGGAGCGCTTTTCCTGTAAAGCGGGATTTGAGGGTGGACCGTTCTGCGTTCGACCGGATCATTATGGCGGGAGGTTTTATTTCGGTAAATACCGGACAGCCTCCAGAGGCCAATAGCATTTCGGTAAGTCATGAGCATGCCGAGTCGGCCTTTGATTCGGCAGCCTGTATTGGCTGTGGTGCCTGTGTAGCTACCTGCAAAAATTCGAGTGCGGCCCTGTTTACTTCGGCAAAAATAGCCCATCTGGTTAAACTGCCGCAGGGAAAAATAGAGGCGCAAAAAAGAGCAATTGCCATGGTGACGCAAATGGACAAGGAAGAATTTGGCCATTGTACCAATACCGAAGCCTGCGAAGTAGAATGCCCGCAAGGAATCTCTGTGCTAAATATAGCCAGAATGAACTGGGAATATACCATTGGAAGTGTCTTGAAGAAATAA
- a CDS encoding SusC/RagA family TonB-linked outer membrane protein — MRINLTTFLLISLFMQAGLGATAQKINLSERNILLPALLDKISKQSGYDFFYTNEMLGERRKVTVNFKNAELNEVLQYLFKGYNLKYTIKYKTVVVQRETDNGTRPEYALKKVKIKGMVADEKGHPIVGASVLEKGTKNYSGTDSNGAFVIEVEENAVLVISYVGYNTQELRTEPSGKMLNVVLKESLNKLDEVGVINTGYQKIKKDQLTGAAAVIGEKDYQQRVAVTGNFLENLEGKVPGLVYNAASRDISIRGVSTFDAVKRPLIVVDGFPTEIDLSSINPNDVISVSVLRDAAAASIYGVQASNGVIVVVTRRGKAGKPVFNFRSTLGIESSLDFDYMKYAGTDEMIQIEKDIVNTEYDARYYYNDYQPIDPVRKVLFDLGDQLITQAEADQKLAAIGGYNNLGDYKRLFYHRRQVKNIDFDVSGGSDKSTYLLGLNYMGERPREIGSDNRRIMLNIANTYQLNKIFSFDFRGSYTNNQIKTGKTAAYETLLPYDRLVDDNGNAMPATFGEAAEMFYAINPTYNDKAKALGLYDQLYYPVAELYANSNKTIMNSFRGQGRLNSKINSWLNLELGAAYENEHGQVDQLKTEDAYSLRYMVNSKAKKDPAKGTPLFTDLPKGAMLTRQSLQNIAYTLRGQFNANYYSKNQKHNISGILGVEQRKTQSESFKNTFFGYDGQSLVSMPVNYQVLNSMVTPAFPEVGDYGSRFISANYMGETSSDRRFRSYYGQATYVYNSRYVATGSLRVDQSNLFGADPKYKNKPLWSAGVNWVIGQEEFMKPLTWVSSLQLRAATGFNGNVPSSFNGPFLLLNSRLNTMLNSTLMFYDVLSPENQSIRWETTNSYNLGLDYGLFDNRLSGTVDLYYKKTNDVFGTLSADPTVGFNQYNANTASIENKGLELMINSLNVSTGGFSWRTGLTASFNKNKVLDVQPKDKKYSLDIVRNTDLQKGYPMNAVFSYKYAGLNELGQPGVYDKDGNIKLMNTLDDAIVDVDFGDMVYSGTAKPKYVIGLNNQFSVGAFDLSFLFMYYGGHVMRVQQADPQGVGFPLKGSANYWKQKGDEANTDIPGFPVYGSPGDFSYAARNGFAYADRYVRRADYIRLRDVVLTYNLKSDWLKKAGISNTQLRFQAQNPFKYTFSGNDVDPEAIDKREGIRNLPQPAFYSLTLSTNF; from the coding sequence ATGAGAATAAACCTAACCACCTTTCTGTTGATTTCTTTATTTATGCAAGCCGGCTTAGGCGCCACGGCCCAGAAAATAAACCTGTCGGAAAGAAATATTTTATTGCCCGCACTGCTGGATAAAATCAGTAAACAAAGCGGTTACGATTTCTTTTACACCAATGAAATGCTTGGCGAACGCAGAAAAGTGACCGTAAACTTTAAAAATGCCGAGCTGAACGAGGTTTTGCAATACCTGTTTAAAGGCTATAATTTGAAATATACCATTAAGTATAAGACAGTTGTGGTGCAGCGCGAAACAGATAACGGTACCAGGCCAGAGTATGCCTTGAAGAAAGTGAAGATAAAGGGAATGGTAGCCGATGAGAAAGGACACCCCATAGTAGGGGCCAGTGTGCTGGAAAAGGGAACCAAAAACTACAGCGGTACCGACAGCAATGGGGCCTTTGTTATTGAGGTAGAAGAAAATGCGGTATTGGTGATCAGTTATGTAGGGTATAATACTCAGGAACTGCGTACCGAGCCTTCTGGTAAAATGCTTAATGTGGTACTCAAAGAGAGTTTAAACAAGCTGGACGAGGTAGGCGTAATCAATACGGGCTACCAGAAAATCAAAAAGGACCAGCTTACAGGTGCGGCAGCGGTAATTGGCGAAAAGGACTATCAGCAGCGGGTAGCTGTAACGGGTAATTTTTTAGAAAACCTGGAAGGAAAGGTTCCCGGACTGGTTTATAATGCAGCTTCCCGCGATATCTCTATTCGTGGCGTAAGTACTTTTGATGCCGTTAAAAGACCGCTGATTGTAGTGGATGGTTTTCCGACCGAGATAGACCTGAGCAGCATTAACCCAAATGATGTGATTTCTGTCAGTGTATTACGGGATGCTGCTGCCGCATCTATTTACGGTGTTCAGGCTTCCAATGGAGTAATTGTGGTGGTAACCCGTCGTGGTAAAGCCGGTAAGCCTGTTTTTAATTTCAGAAGTACATTGGGTATAGAATCCAGTCTTGATTTCGACTATATGAAATATGCGGGTACCGATGAGATGATACAGATTGAAAAAGACATTGTGAATACAGAATATGATGCACGGTATTATTATAACGATTACCAGCCGATAGATCCGGTAAGAAAGGTATTATTTGATTTGGGTGATCAGCTGATTACCCAGGCCGAAGCGGACCAGAAACTGGCAGCTATTGGGGGGTATAACAATCTGGGTGACTATAAACGTTTGTTTTATCATCGCCGGCAGGTTAAAAATATCGACTTTGATGTAAGTGGTGGTAGCGATAAAAGCACTTATTTGCTGGGCTTAAACTATATGGGAGAGCGGCCGAGGGAAATAGGATCAGACAACAGGCGGATTATGTTAAATATAGCCAACACTTATCAGCTGAATAAAATATTCTCTTTTGATTTTAGGGGAAGCTATACCAATAATCAGATTAAAACAGGTAAAACTGCAGCCTATGAAACGTTGCTGCCGTACGACCGTTTGGTTGATGATAATGGAAATGCAATGCCTGCTACTTTTGGTGAAGCGGCCGAAATGTTTTACGCCATTAACCCAACTTATAACGATAAGGCTAAGGCCCTGGGCTTGTATGATCAGCTGTATTATCCTGTTGCAGAGCTTTATGCCAATAGTAATAAAACCATCATGAATTCCTTTAGGGGGCAGGGGCGTTTAAATAGTAAAATCAATAGTTGGTTAAATCTGGAGCTGGGAGCAGCTTATGAAAATGAACATGGGCAGGTGGATCAGCTGAAAACCGAAGATGCTTACAGTTTGCGCTATATGGTCAACTCAAAAGCAAAAAAAGATCCTGCAAAAGGAACACCCCTGTTTACCGATTTGCCGAAGGGCGCTATGCTTACCCGCCAGAGTTTGCAAAATATAGCCTACACTTTAAGGGGACAGTTTAATGCCAATTATTATTCAAAAAATCAAAAGCACAATATTTCGGGTATTTTGGGTGTGGAGCAGCGTAAAACCCAATCAGAGTCTTTTAAAAATACGTTTTTTGGTTACGATGGACAGTCGCTCGTTAGCATGCCAGTCAATTACCAAGTGCTAAATTCTATGGTCACTCCGGCTTTTCCGGAAGTTGGGGATTATGGTTCGAGGTTTATCAGCGCTAATTATATGGGCGAGACATCCAGCGACCGCAGGTTCCGTTCTTATTACGGACAGGCAACCTATGTGTACAATAGCCGTTATGTGGCTACAGGAAGTTTACGTGTAGATCAATCCAATCTTTTTGGGGCCGATCCTAAGTATAAAAATAAACCACTGTGGTCGGCCGGCGTAAACTGGGTTATCGGACAGGAAGAATTCATGAAACCTTTAACCTGGGTAAGCAGCCTGCAACTAAGGGCCGCTACAGGCTTTAATGGAAATGTACCCAGCAGTTTTAATGGACCTTTTTTATTGCTGAATTCAAGGTTGAACACGATGTTGAACTCGACACTGATGTTTTACGATGTGTTGTCGCCAGAAAACCAATCTATCCGTTGGGAAACAACAAATAGCTATAATCTGGGTTTGGACTACGGATTGTTTGACAACCGGCTGTCTGGAACTGTCGACCTGTATTATAAAAAAACAAACGATGTGTTTGGGACCCTTTCTGCCGATCCGACAGTAGGTTTTAATCAGTACAATGCCAATACCGCATCTATAGAAAACAAAGGGCTGGAGCTGATGATCAACAGCCTTAACGTAAGTACCGGTGGTTTTAGCTGGCGTACTGGTCTAACGGCCTCCTTTAACAAAAATAAAGTACTTGATGTGCAGCCCAAAGACAAAAAATATTCACTGGATATTGTGAGAAATACTGATTTGCAGAAGGGTTATCCTATGAATGCCGTATTTAGCTACAAATACGCGGGGTTAAACGAATTGGGACAGCCCGGTGTGTACGATAAAGATGGAAACATCAAACTGATGAATACCCTTGATGATGCCATTGTAGATGTAGACTTTGGTGATATGGTATACAGCGGTACGGCCAAGCCTAAATATGTTATAGGCTTAAATAACCAGTTCTCTGTAGGCGCTTTTGACCTGTCCTTTCTGTTTATGTATTATGGCGGGCACGTGATGCGGGTACAACAGGCCGATCCTCAAGGCGTTGGTTTTCCTTTAAAAGGATCGGCTAATTACTGGAAGCAAAAAGGAGACGAGGCGAATACGGATATACCAGGTTTCCCGGTTTATGGATCGCCGGGCGATTTTAGTTATGCAGCAAGGAATGGTTTTGCCTATGCCGACCGATATGTAAGAAGGGCAGACTACATCCGGTTAAGGGATGTGGTATTGACCTATAACCTGAAAAGTGACTGGCTTAAAAAAGCAGGTATCAGCAATACACAGCTGCGTTTTCAGGCACAAAACCCCTTTAAATATACTTTTAGCGGAAACGATGTAGACCCTGAAGCTATTGATAAACGGGAAGGAATAAGGAATTTGCCACAGCCTGCATTTTACAGTTTAACGCTATCTACTAATTTTTAA
- a CDS encoding ATP-binding cassette domain-containing protein — protein MGIQVKALSKHFGQQKAVNGISFDAKPGRILGFLGPNGAGKSTTMRILTGYTAPTSGSASLCGYDTQTQSVELRRIMGYLPENTPLYMDMYVKEFLLFVANTYQLKNAALKVEETIKKVGLVPEQHKKISMLSKGYKQRVGLAQAIIHNPEVLILDEPTSGLDPNQLSEIRALIKSLGKDKTVILSTHIMQEVEAICDDVIIIDKGNIVANASIAELKSQHKGASLEEIFRKLTA, from the coding sequence TTGGGCATTCAGGTAAAGGCATTATCCAAACACTTCGGTCAGCAAAAAGCAGTAAACGGAATTAGCTTTGATGCTAAGCCGGGCAGGATATTGGGCTTTCTGGGACCAAATGGAGCGGGAAAATCGACCACCATGCGGATACTGACTGGATATACAGCACCTACATCTGGCTCGGCGAGCCTATGTGGCTACGATACGCAAACGCAAAGTGTGGAACTGCGACGGATTATGGGCTATCTGCCCGAAAATACACCTTTATATATGGATATGTATGTAAAGGAGTTTTTGTTGTTTGTAGCCAATACCTATCAGCTGAAAAATGCTGCTTTGAAAGTGGAGGAAACGATAAAAAAAGTAGGGCTTGTGCCCGAGCAGCATAAAAAGATAAGCATGTTGTCTAAAGGCTACAAGCAAAGGGTAGGCCTGGCGCAGGCTATTATACACAATCCGGAGGTATTAATCCTTGACGAGCCGACATCGGGGCTGGATCCGAACCAGTTGTCAGAGATCAGGGCGCTCATCAAAAGCCTGGGCAAAGATAAAACCGTAATCCTTTCAACCCATATCATGCAGGAGGTAGAAGCCATTTGCGATGATGTAATCATTATTGATAAGGGAAACATTGTAGCCAATGCTTCAATTGCTGAATTAAAAAGTCAACACAAAGGCGCTTCATTGGAAGAGATTTTCAGAAAGCTTACTGCTTGA
- a CDS encoding RNA polymerase sigma factor: MQDNISGGYNEVELLTRLGNGDKYAFELLYNQYKYRIAGNLLKLLKSEDLAEEILQDLFVKIWDTRKTIDPQKSFRSYLFRIAENMVMDYYRKASRDKRIQDKLMAATAESYSHIEEHIFNKESELLLYNAIELLPPQRKQVFTLCKLEGKSYKEVSELLGISHSTINDHLLKSNRFLKQHLNPQSGTVLSGVVAAILFGI; this comes from the coding sequence ATGCAGGATAATATATCAGGGGGATATAATGAAGTTGAATTGTTAACCAGACTTGGCAATGGCGACAAGTATGCCTTTGAATTGTTATATAACCAATATAAATACCGGATAGCGGGTAATTTATTAAAACTCCTTAAATCGGAGGATCTTGCAGAAGAAATATTGCAGGATCTTTTTGTGAAAATTTGGGATACCAGGAAAACTATTGATCCTCAGAAATCCTTCAGGTCTTATCTTTTCCGGATAGCCGAAAATATGGTGATGGACTATTACCGAAAGGCATCAAGAGACAAGAGAATTCAGGACAAGCTAATGGCTGCCACCGCCGAAAGTTATTCTCACATCGAAGAACATATTTTTAACAAAGAAAGTGAATTGTTACTGTATAACGCCATCGAATTGCTCCCCCCGCAGCGAAAACAGGTGTTTACTTTATGCAAGCTGGAGGGGAAATCCTATAAGGAAGTGAGCGAATTGCTGGGTATTTCGCATTCTACCATCAACGACCATCTTTTAAAGTCTAACCGATTCCTTAAGCAACACCTCAATCCCCAGTCGGGCACCGTTTTATCGGGAGTAGTAGCTGCCATTCTTTTTGGGATATAA
- a CDS encoding RagB/SusD family nutrient uptake outer membrane protein, translating into MKRILYCVFSAFILLGMASCKDFLEVKPKGVILPEKLTDYESLLNSVTMMQSFPSALLYNTDDYYVDYSPIERSIAANMYFWRPEADVNDQLSPAIWGQLYRVIYNANVIIKNAMKTKGESEQRKKEVLAEALLVRSDAYFSLLTAFSKAYDPATAATDAGMPLITSNDVTEAAPPRSRLKATMDTVLNNALQAANDLPLNNINRYRGTKAAAHGFLARVYLYIGDYANAEKYTSLALQASHKLIDYNTIANKNGIPVSDLNPEILWQRACEEFILPGQMLYSDNLKAQFDVADPLQSNDLRYVYLTTTNSKGVSRNSPPGRTNFGVTFPELYLNVAELAARADNPAKAMEWVNKLRIMRIKKAAYQPLTAVDKETALTNVFAERRRELVFAGVRWMDMKRLDKEGRMPEVQRINKKTGEVLGTLKPHSKAYTLQIPARVRMFNPNMELN; encoded by the coding sequence ATGAAAAGGATATTATACTGCGTGTTCAGTGCATTTATATTGCTTGGGATGGCTTCCTGTAAAGATTTTTTAGAGGTAAAGCCAAAGGGAGTAATTCTTCCCGAAAAACTTACAGATTATGAAAGTCTGTTGAACTCGGTAACCATGATGCAGAGTTTCCCGTCGGCATTGTTGTACAATACCGACGATTATTATGTCGACTATTCGCCCATTGAACGCAGTATTGCTGCCAATATGTATTTCTGGCGCCCGGAAGCAGATGTGAATGATCAATTGAGTCCGGCCATTTGGGGACAGCTGTACCGGGTCATTTACAATGCAAACGTGATTATTAAAAATGCAATGAAAACGAAAGGGGAATCAGAGCAACGTAAAAAAGAAGTATTGGCCGAAGCGCTGCTGGTACGCTCGGATGCTTATTTTTCTTTACTTACGGCTTTTTCCAAAGCTTATGACCCAGCTACGGCGGCTACTGATGCGGGAATGCCGCTTATCACTTCCAACGACGTGACAGAAGCCGCTCCGCCGCGATCGCGTTTAAAGGCGACCATGGATACGGTATTGAACAATGCCTTGCAGGCTGCCAATGATTTGCCTTTGAACAATATCAACAGGTATCGTGGTACCAAGGCTGCGGCACATGGTTTTCTTGCAAGGGTTTATTTGTATATAGGCGATTATGCAAATGCTGAAAAGTATACCAGCCTTGCTCTTCAGGCCAGTCACAAACTGATCGACTACAATACCATCGCCAATAAAAATGGGATTCCGGTTTCGGATCTTAATCCCGAAATACTTTGGCAACGTGCCTGCGAAGAGTTTATTTTACCTGGCCAAATGCTTTATTCAGACAACCTGAAGGCTCAATTTGATGTAGCAGATCCACTTCAAAGCAATGACCTTCGTTATGTATATTTAACAACCACAAATTCTAAAGGAGTAAGTCGCAATTCGCCGCCGGGAAGAACAAACTTTGGCGTTACTTTTCCAGAGCTTTACCTGAATGTGGCCGAACTGGCTGCCCGTGCTGATAATCCGGCTAAGGCTATGGAATGGGTAAATAAACTCAGGATAATGCGGATAAAAAAGGCTGCGTATCAACCTTTGACCGCAGTTGATAAAGAAACAGCGCTGACAAATGTATTTGCCGAACGCAGAAGAGAACTTGTTTTTGCCGGTGTACGGTGGATGGATATGAAGCGCTTGGACAAAGAAGGCCGTATGCCCGAAGTACAGCGGATCAATAAAAAGACCGGAGAGGTATTGGGAACCTTGAAGCCACACAGCAAGGCTTATACTTTACAAATTCCGGCCAGGGTAAGAATGTTTAATCCAAATATGGAGCTTAATTAA